Proteins encoded by one window of Thunnus thynnus chromosome 3, fThuThy2.1, whole genome shotgun sequence:
- the LOC137179542 gene encoding aly/REF export factor 2-like, with protein MADKMSMSLDDIIKMNKKGGSGRGGASSGSGGSSGRAGGWSRSVRSRQNNFSREKNNRTTPYTRPRELPDKWQHDMFEEHTSGRRAPERSEDSSGKLLVSNLDFGVSDSDMKELFEEFGELKKISVHYDRSGRSKGTADVHFVTRADALKAMKHYNGVPLDGRPMKIQQVTSEVDTQSRQPTQSSNRGFDRSRLGQHKFERNERSERNERSERNERSERRQGGGGGGGRGSRGRGRGSGNRPQLSAEELDAQLDAYNAMSQMDTS; from the exons ATGGCCGACAAGATGAGCATGTCTCTGGATGACATTATCAAGATGAATAAGAAAGGAGGCAGCGGCCGCGGCGGAGCATCGTCCGGCTCGGGGGGAAGTTCAGGTCGGGCCGGTGGATGGTCGAGGTCGGTGCGGAGTCGACAGAATAACTTCAGCCgcgagaaaaacaacagaaccaCACCGTACACCAGG CCCAGAGAGTTACCAGACAAATGGCAGCATGACATGTTTGAGGAGCACACCAGTGGACGCAGGGCACCAGAAAGAAGTGAAGACAGTAGTGGCAAGCTGCTAGTTTCCAATCTGGACTTTGGCGTCTCCGACTCAGATATGAAG GAGCTGTTTGAAGAGTTTGGAGAATTAAAGAAGATATCTGTACACTATGACCGGTCCGGCCGCAGTAAAGGAACTGCAGATGTTCACTTTGTAACAAGGGCAGATGCACTCAAAGCCATGAAGCACTACAATGGTGTCCCACTCGATG gCCGCCCCATGAAAATCCAGCAAGTGACTTCAGAGGTCGACACACAGAGTAGACAGCCTACACAAAG TTCAAACAGAGGGTTCGACAGGAGCAGGCTTGGCCAACACAAGTTTGAAAGGAATGAACGGAGTGAAAGGAATGAACGGAGTGAAAGGAATGAAAGGAGTGAACGGAGGcaaggtggtggtggtggcggcggCAGAGGTTCCAGAGGTCGGGGAAGGGGAAGTGGAAACAGGCCCCAACTTTCTGCAGAAGAGTTGGATGCCCAGTTGGATGCTTACAATGCTATG TCTCAGATGGACACCAGTTAG